A genome region from Schistocerca nitens isolate TAMUIC-IGC-003100 chromosome 4, iqSchNite1.1, whole genome shotgun sequence includes the following:
- the LOC126253666 gene encoding protein TMEPAI-like isoform X1: protein MSPQSLSMEALPGLAVLVLVVAVVLATLGLVTCVVSHYRTTGGGLGGRARSWHKSEPPPPAPAGPPVPPPAPVSMMVVGMERLSRELRDRQVRLHSVSTDLELGLPPNIALPDGEELPYGSSTRLKIRDPEQESEIYQKCIRPPPNRTVFDGESPPPYRSSSTGLLGGGGDWASTHVVRCHSLSSAGLPCTTPAVVVPSTASAVATRARRLSAFSDSPVPVAVSDLTLVPCRTEGRRTPPGGPAQ from the exons TGCCTGGGCTGGCAGTATTAGTGTTGGTTGTGGCTGTGGTGCTGGCCACTCTGGGCCTGGTGACGTGCGTCGTGAGCCACTACCGAACGACTGGCGGTGGCCTGGGGGGGCGCGCGCGCTCCTGGCACAAGAGTGAGCCACCGCCCCCCGCCCCCGCCGGCCCACCTGTACCTCCACCTGCCCCCGTAAGTATG ATGGTGGTGGGGATGGAACGGTTGAGCCGCGAGCTGCGGGACAGACAGGTACGCCTCCACTCAGTCAGTACAGACTTGGAATTGGGACTGCCACCAAATATTGCCTTGCCAGATGGGGAGGAACTCCCTTATGGCAGTTCGACACGACTGAAAATTCGGGACCCGGAGCAG GAGAGTGAAATCTACCAAAAGTGCATCCGGCCGCCTCCAAACCGAACAGTGTTCGATGGGGAATCGCCACCCCCTTATCGGTCAAGCTCGACAGGTCTCCTCGGAGGTGGTGGGGACTGGGCGTCTACGCATGTCGTACGATGCCATAGCTTGTCATCGGCAGGTTTGCCATGTACCACACCTGCTGTTGTGGTTCCATCCACTGCGTCTGCTGTGGCCACCCGTGCACGGCGACTTTCTGCCTTCTCAGACTCGCCCGTCCCCGTTGCTGTGTCCGATCTGACACTGGTGCCCTGCCGGACCGAAGGCCGGCGGACTCCGCCAGGGGGCCCAGCACAGTAG
- the LOC126253666 gene encoding protein TMEPAI-like isoform X2, translating into MSPQSLSMEALPGLAVLVLVVAVVLATLGLVTCVVSHYRTTGGGLGGRARSWHKSEPPPPAPAGPPVPPPAPMVVGMERLSRELRDRQVRLHSVSTDLELGLPPNIALPDGEELPYGSSTRLKIRDPEQESEIYQKCIRPPPNRTVFDGESPPPYRSSSTGLLGGGGDWASTHVVRCHSLSSAGLPCTTPAVVVPSTASAVATRARRLSAFSDSPVPVAVSDLTLVPCRTEGRRTPPGGPAQ; encoded by the exons TGCCTGGGCTGGCAGTATTAGTGTTGGTTGTGGCTGTGGTGCTGGCCACTCTGGGCCTGGTGACGTGCGTCGTGAGCCACTACCGAACGACTGGCGGTGGCCTGGGGGGGCGCGCGCGCTCCTGGCACAAGAGTGAGCCACCGCCCCCCGCCCCCGCCGGCCCACCTGTACCTCCACCTGCCCCC ATGGTGGTGGGGATGGAACGGTTGAGCCGCGAGCTGCGGGACAGACAGGTACGCCTCCACTCAGTCAGTACAGACTTGGAATTGGGACTGCCACCAAATATTGCCTTGCCAGATGGGGAGGAACTCCCTTATGGCAGTTCGACACGACTGAAAATTCGGGACCCGGAGCAG GAGAGTGAAATCTACCAAAAGTGCATCCGGCCGCCTCCAAACCGAACAGTGTTCGATGGGGAATCGCCACCCCCTTATCGGTCAAGCTCGACAGGTCTCCTCGGAGGTGGTGGGGACTGGGCGTCTACGCATGTCGTACGATGCCATAGCTTGTCATCGGCAGGTTTGCCATGTACCACACCTGCTGTTGTGGTTCCATCCACTGCGTCTGCTGTGGCCACCCGTGCACGGCGACTTTCTGCCTTCTCAGACTCGCCCGTCCCCGTTGCTGTGTCCGATCTGACACTGGTGCCCTGCCGGACCGAAGGCCGGCGGACTCCGCCAGGGGGCCCAGCACAGTAG